The genomic window CGGTCTCTTCGGCTTTGAAATCATGCTGGCGGACCAGCTGGGCGCCGAAAGCACCCGCTCGCCGGTGGAGGTTGAAAAGCTGAGTGAAGACAGCGGCATGCCGATGGAAGAAATTCGGGCCATTGCCGATGAAGGCATCATCACCTTCAGTCAGTCTGCTGCTGGCAAAACCGTTGTCAGCGCGCAGGATGCGGGCATCATTTCCAACTGGGCCAAGGTTCAGTCCGTCGGTTTTTCGGCCGAAAAAGGCTACGGCGTTGAATATCTCAAGCAGTACAACGAGTTGGCCGAAACGCTGGGCGATCTGGACGTGACAGCGTTCTATGAGCGTCTGGCAGAGCATGTGGATACGGACAAGGCCTCTGCCATGGCAGCCGCGGCCATTCCCCAGTCTCTTGAGGTCTTTGGCCACC from Candidatus Phaeomarinobacter ectocarpi includes these protein-coding regions:
- a CDS encoding MerR family transcriptional regulator, with the protein product MKMKELEEKSGIGRETIRYYIREGLLPEPDRPKTNVAIYSEDHLRRLDLIRTLQRERFLPLGVIRKLIEEAGDREPDMVPGLFGFEIMLADQLGAESTRSPVEVEKLSEDSGMPMEEIRAIADEGIITFSQSAAGKTVVSAQDAGIISNWAKVQSVGFSAEKGYGVEYLKQYNELAETLGDLDVTAFYERLAEHVDTDKASAMAAAAIPQSLEVFGHLRTKAILRKIAERNAEALESDPAAPRKSA